In one Ictalurus punctatus breed USDA103 chromosome 19, Coco_2.0, whole genome shotgun sequence genomic region, the following are encoded:
- the st8sia1 gene encoding alpha-N-acetylneuraminide alpha-2,8-sialyltransferase, with product MMVCLRFHRSKSVWAAVCVLVLCWLYIFPVYRMPSDKDIVEEVLRQGQAWTKNQTGIDLYRKLVAECCDPKRTFALTKENSQIGKVLWYDGELYHYHTVNNDTYPLFIQDIPFQLPLKKCVVVGNGGVLKNSGCGKEIDQADFVMRCNLPPLSKEYTHDVGRKTQLVTANPSIIEKSFQSLLWSRKAFVESMKAYGSSYIYMPAFSMKPGTDLSLRAYHALADSASNQTVLFANPDFLKNVGRFWKHRGVHGRRLSTGLFLVSLALGVCDEVTAFGFWPFALGLDQQPVSHHYYDNVLPSSRFHAMPEEFLQLWHLHKSGTLRLRLGPCTH from the exons ATGATGGTGTGTTTGCGATTCCACAGGAGTAAGTCGGTGTGGGCCGCCGTGTGTGTGCTCGTGCTCTGCTGGCTCTACATCTTTCCTGTGTACAGGATGCCGAGCGATAAAGACATCGTGGAAGAAGTGCTGCGCCAGGGCCAGGCATGGACCAAGAACCAGACTGGGATCGACCTATACAG GAAGCTGGTAGCTGAATGCTGTGACCCAAAGAGGACGTTTGCATTGACCAAGGAGAATTCACAGATTGGCAAAGTCCTGTGGTATGATGGCGAGCTCTACCACTACCATACAGTCAACAATGACACCTACCCATTATTTATACAG GATATTCCTTTTCAGCTGCCATTGAAAAAGTGTGTGGTGGTGGGTAATGGAGGagttctgaagaacagcggctGTGGAAAAGAAATCGACCAGGCCGACTTTGTAATGAG ATGTAACCTACCCCCACTGTCTAAAGAATATACTCATGATGTAGGCAGGAAGACTCAGCTGGTGACAGCTAATCCCAGTATTATAGAGAAGAG CTTTCAGAGCTTGCTGTGGTCTCGCAAGGCTTTCGTGGAAAGCATGAAAGCTTATGGCTCCAGCTACATCTACATGCCTGCCTTCTCCATGAAGCCTGGCACAGACTTGTCCCTGCGTGCCTACCATGCGCTGGCTGATTCAGCGTCCAACCAGACAGTTTTGTTCGCCAATCCAGACTTCTTAAAGAATGTGGGACGCTTCTGGAAGCACCGTGGTGTACACGGCAGACGTCTTTCCACAGGCCTCTTCCTGGTGAGCCTGGCACTGGGAGTGTGTGACGAAGTGACAGCGTTCGGCTTCTGGCCTTTTGCACTGGGCCTCGACCAGCAGCCTGTCAGTCACCACTATTACGACAACGTGCTGCCTTCATCTAGGTTCCATGCAATGCCGGAGGAGTTCCTGCAGCTCTGGCATCTCCACAAGAGCGGTACCCTGAGATTGCGCCTGGGCCCCTGCACTCACTAA